The Paenibacillus wynnii DNA window CAACTTTGTGCGCGGAACTTTTCGTGTGCGCGGGGATGTGGTCGAGATCTTCCCGGCATCCCAGGGGGAGCATGCGATTCGTGTAGAGCTGTTTGGGGATGAGATTGAGCGAATTACGGAGATTGATGTACTTACAGGAGAATTGATAGGGGAACGCGATCATGTTGCTATTTTTCCGGCGTCACACTTTGTAACGAAGGAAGAGACCATGAAGGTCGCACTTGTTAATATTGAACGGGAATTGGAAGAACGATTGGCTGTACTTAAAGATTCAGGTAAGCTGCTGGAGGCCCAGCGGTTAGAGCAGCGGACACGTTATGATATTGAAATGATGAAGGAAGTCGGCTTTTGTTCAGGGATTGAGAATTACTCCGGTCCGCTGACTTTCCGTGAGCCTGGTGCAACGCCTTATACTTTGATGGACTATTTTCCGGAAGATATGCTTATCGTCGTCGATGAATCACATGTGACGCTCCCGCAGATTCGAGGGATGTACAACGGTGACCGGGCGCGTAAGACGGTTCTGGTGGAGCACGGCTTCCGCTTGCCTTCCGCACTTGATAATCGACCGCTGCAGTTTGAGGAATTCGAAGATAAGGTAAGACAGATCGTCTATGTATCGGCTACGCCTGGGCCTTATGAGATGGAGCATTGCGAGACTATGGTTCAGCAAATCATCCGCCCAACCGGTCTGTTAGACCCTATTATTGAAGTTCGTCCGACCGAAGGGCAGATCGATGACCTTATTGCGGAAATTCACCTGCGGATTGAGCGCGATGAGCGTGTACTGATTACTACGCTGACTAAGAAGATGTCTGAGGACCTTACAGATTATTTGAAGGAAATCGGTATTAAGGTTCGCTATTTACACTCTGACATTAAGACGTTGGAACGTATGTCTATTCTCCGGGATTTACGTCTGGGAACCTTCCACGTCCTGATCGGCATTAACTTGCTCCGGGAAGGACTGGATTTGCCTGAAGTATCCCTTGTAGCCATTCTCGATGCTGATAAGGAAGGGTTCCTCCGTTCGGAGCGGTCACTAATTCAAACGATTGGCCGGGCGGCCCGTAACTCTGAGGGCAGAGTATTGCTCTACGGCAACAAGATTACAGACTCAATGGCAAAAGCCATGAGTGAAACGGCCCGTCGGCGTGAGCTGCAGATTGCGTATAATGAGAAGCACGGGATTACACCTACGACAATTAATAAAAAAGTCCGTGAGATCATCGAAGCAACGAAGGTTGCGGAATCCAAAGCGGATTACCTTACAGGTGTGGGCGGCAAGCTGAATAAGAAAGAGCGTCAGAGTCTGATGCAGCGTTTGGAAGCCGAGATGAAGGATGCAGCCAAGAACCTGCAATTCGAACGTGCTGCCGAGCTTCGTGATGCTCTCCTGGAGCTTCGGGCTGAGTAGAAGGTGGATTCAACGTATTAAAGTATTAAGTAACGTTGCTGTTCCAGGCCGTTCTTTTTAAATAAATCAGAGTGCCCGTGTTGTACGCGGGATCGAAATGTAGAGGAGATGTTATACCGTTGGCGATCGAAAATATAGTAATTAAAGGCGCTAGAGCGCACAATCTAAAGAA harbors:
- the uvrB gene encoding excinuclease ABC subunit UvrB, translated to MSDIVISKQTFELESEYTPQGDQPHAIEELLEGIRSGKKEQTLLGATGTGKTFTIAQVISKLNRPTLVIAHNKTLAAQLASEFKDFFPKNSVDYFVSYYDYYQPEAYIPSSDTYIEKDSSINEEIDKLRHSATSSLFERRDIIIVASVSCIYGLGSPQEYGSLLLSLRVGMEKPRSQILSRLVDIQYQRNDINFVRGTFRVRGDVVEIFPASQGEHAIRVELFGDEIERITEIDVLTGELIGERDHVAIFPASHFVTKEETMKVALVNIERELEERLAVLKDSGKLLEAQRLEQRTRYDIEMMKEVGFCSGIENYSGPLTFREPGATPYTLMDYFPEDMLIVVDESHVTLPQIRGMYNGDRARKTVLVEHGFRLPSALDNRPLQFEEFEDKVRQIVYVSATPGPYEMEHCETMVQQIIRPTGLLDPIIEVRPTEGQIDDLIAEIHLRIERDERVLITTLTKKMSEDLTDYLKEIGIKVRYLHSDIKTLERMSILRDLRLGTFHVLIGINLLREGLDLPEVSLVAILDADKEGFLRSERSLIQTIGRAARNSEGRVLLYGNKITDSMAKAMSETARRRELQIAYNEKHGITPTTINKKVREIIEATKVAESKADYLTGVGGKLNKKERQSLMQRLEAEMKDAAKNLQFERAAELRDALLELRAE